The Pseudomonadota bacterium genome includes the window GTGACGTGCAGCGAGCTGTGGACGCGGTGGAGGATATCTACCGCGCCATGAATCGGCACCCGCTGAGGTTCGTGATCATCGTGGGTGATCTCACCTCTCGCGGCACCCGCCAGGAGTTGGCGTTCTTCCAGCACAAGCTCGATGTGCTGGACGTCCCCTGCTACGCCACGCTTGGCAATCACGAGCTGATAACGCCCAGTGTCCCCTATCATGATTACTTCGGCCGTGGCAGCTCTCGGTTCAGCTTCCGCGGCGTGCAGTTTGTTCTCCTGGACACAGCAAGCGGAACCGTAGCGCCCGGGGTCTACCACTGGTTGGATCAGTGGCTTTCCAATGCCGCGACCCTACCGCTGCGTGCGGTATTCGCGCATATCGCGCCCTTCGAGCCCGCCGGTATCCGTGGCGGCTCCTTCAACAGCCACGCCGAGGCCGCTCGTTTCGTGGATCGGCTCGCCCGCGGCCGAGTAGACCTTACGGTCTACGGGCACGTCCACTCCTACTATGCGTTCCAGAACGGCGGCATACCCGCCTTCATCACGGGCGGCGGCGGGGCCATCCCCGAGCGCTTTGACGGCGTGGGTCGGCACTTCCTGCGGGTCGACGTCGAGCCGCGCGAC containing:
- a CDS encoding metallophosphoesterase — protein: MLIVVSLSAGCLDVASDRARRDDGVGRAEAHGVALDVRDGLAAIREIDATGASLWAGAPTLALSLRNRDAQPRRYTLTLDNILPDATLVAATASGPIQPLLLERPKPKTASWQIMLQPSSTVRAALRVHDTEQMGPWSFGVFGDVQRAVDAVEDIYRAMNRHPLRFVIIVGDLTSRGTRQELAFFQHKLDVLDVPCYATLGNHELITPSVPYHDYFGRGSSRFSFRGVQFVLLDTASGTVAPGVYHWLDQWLSNAATLPLRAVFAHIAPFEPAGIRGGSFNSHAEAARFVDRLARGRVDLTVYGHVHSYYAFQNGGIPAFITGGGGAIPERFDGVGRHFLRVDVEPRDRRLETTMLRVDGR